One segment of Helicobacter anatolicus DNA contains the following:
- the folE gene encoding GTP cyclohydrolase I FolE — protein sequence MFNFNELLLKIGEDPNREGLKDTPQRIQKLYLHLLDGYQKDIDASLGSVFNEECFDEMIILKDIEFYSMCEHHLLPFFGSITIGYIPDKKLAGIGGLARLVDIFSHRLQIQERLNNQIADVLMEKLNPKGVMVTCNATHLCMRMQGIQKQHTTIHTSALRGIFKTDSKTRAEFIALTKS from the coding sequence ATGTTTAATTTTAATGAACTTTTACTAAAAATTGGCGAGGATCCCAATCGTGAAGGATTAAAAGATACTCCACAAAGAATCCAAAAACTCTATTTACATCTACTTGATGGGTATCAAAAAGATATTGATGCATCACTTGGTAGTGTATTTAATGAAGAATGTTTTGATGAAATGATTATTCTAAAAGATATAGAATTTTACTCAATGTGTGAGCATCATCTTTTACCATTTTTTGGAAGCATTACTATTGGCTACATTCCTGATAAAAAGCTTGCTGGCATCGGTGGTTTGGCAAGATTAGTAGATATTTTTTCACATCGCTTGCAAATCCAAGAACGCCTCAACAATCAAATTGCAGATGTTTTAATGGAAAAACTTAATCCTAAAGGGGTAATGGTAACTTGCAATGCTACACATCTTTGCATGCGCATGCAAGGCATACAAAAACAACACACGACAATACATACAAGTGCATTAAGAGGAATATTCAAAACAGATTCTAAAACCCGAGCAGAATTTATTGCACTCACAAAATCTTAA
- a CDS encoding sulfatase-like hydrolase/transferase, with product MFYLKIFCVACIVFIVSLGKWSVGNFGVLTYEQILFHLKSPLLHGIPIIIILDFIKDCVLPIIVFCLAYFFVKKYTHKWIERIVFAGLMVIGIILAQKFWHFDTLYFEAKNIESYGEFYEKYYKQPQKSQIIFPEHKKNLIVIFTESMEASYANFKGQNLIPELDAIAKNNYSFNGLLTSREGGNDFWQVFGVGWTMAGIVGYSCGIPLNIPIGGNDLGKRMNSFLGGAICLGDILQAEGYRQVFMLPHKKKYSGIGAFIKTHGDMEIRDYTYFKKNNNLPKDHKGFWGIRDDLTFMYAKEALEQLGKNTNTPFALYILTIDTHAQDGYVDPNKCVKNFKSNYKNAIVCTDKIVGEFVAWLKKQDFYKDTTIFIVGDHLSMVQNFFPSDKKREIYNVFINPHFFHTFNPMYPRKISHFDFFPTILDSLGVEVRGYQIGLGVDLNAPTKTLLEKNIINEEMKKKSKIYDHFLFDTHPFFGYE from the coding sequence ATGTTTTATTTAAAAATTTTTTGTGTGGCCTGTATTGTTTTTATTGTAAGTTTGGGGAAATGGAGCGTTGGAAACTTTGGTGTATTAACATATGAGCAGATTTTATTTCATTTAAAAAGCCCACTACTTCATGGAATCCCAATAATAATTATATTAGATTTTATAAAAGATTGTGTTTTGCCTATAATAGTTTTTTGTCTTGCATATTTTTTTGTGAAGAAATATACACATAAATGGATTGAGAGAATAGTTTTTGCAGGATTGATGGTTATAGGGATTATTCTTGCACAAAAATTTTGGCATTTTGATACGCTTTATTTTGAAGCAAAAAATATCGAAAGTTATGGGGAGTTTTATGAAAAATATTATAAGCAGCCACAAAAAAGCCAGATTATTTTTCCTGAACATAAGAAAAATTTAATTGTGATTTTTACAGAATCTATGGAGGCGAGTTATGCAAATTTTAAGGGGCAAAATCTCATTCCAGAGTTAGATGCAATTGCCAAGAATAATTATAGCTTTAATGGACTTTTAACATCGCGGGAGGGGGGTAATGATTTTTGGCAAGTTTTTGGTGTGGGATGGACAATGGCAGGGATTGTTGGTTATAGTTGTGGAATCCCGTTAAATATTCCAATTGGCGGAAATGATTTGGGAAAAAGAATGAATAGTTTTTTGGGCGGAGCTATTTGTCTTGGAGATATTTTGCAAGCTGAGGGATATAGACAAGTATTTATGCTTCCGCATAAGAAAAAATATTCCGGTATTGGTGCATTTATTAAGACACATGGAGATATGGAGATTAGGGATTATACATATTTTAAGAAAAATAATAATTTACCAAAAGATCATAAGGGCTTTTGGGGAATTAGAGATGATTTAACTTTTATGTATGCTAAAGAGGCTTTAGAGCAGTTAGGCAAAAACACTAATACTCCTTTTGCACTTTATATTCTTACAATTGATACACATGCGCAAGATGGGTATGTAGATCCCAATAAATGTGTAAAGAATTTTAAAAGTAATTATAAAAATGCAATTGTATGTACAGATAAAATTGTGGGCGAGTTTGTTGCTTGGTTGAAAAAACAGGATTTTTATAAAGATACGACAATTTTTATTGTTGGTGATCATCTCTCAATGGTGCAGAATTTTTTCCCATCAGATAAAAAACGAGAAATTTATAATGTTTTTATTAATCCGCATTTTTTTCATACATTTAATCCAATGTATCCTAGAAAAATTAGTCATTTTGATTTTTTCCCTACTATTTTAGATTCTTTGGGTGTAGAAGTTAGGGGATATCAAATTGGTTTAGGAGTAGATTTAAATGCCCCTACTAAAACTTTACTTGAAAAAAATATTATCAATGAAGAAATGAAGAAAAAATCTAAAATCTATGATCATTTTTTATTTGATACTCATCCTTTTTTTGGGTATGAATAG